The proteins below are encoded in one region of Phalacrocorax aristotelis chromosome 13, bGulAri2.1, whole genome shotgun sequence:
- the LOC142064268 gene encoding putative beta-1,3-galactosyl-O-glycosyl-glycoprotein beta-1,6-N-acetylglucosaminyltransferase 7 produces the protein MNLLDATKSVFLVCVAVCMFIYTFTYLKDMLSKDPNEQKFNANIAECGFYPDELCSALFVGKTAAFQIGSFCQNTYQPKPLSCIQTSCNCSMVLKTLDFITRPLSEEEGNFSLAYIITIHKELEMFVKLLRAIYMPQNIYCIHVDEKSPKDYKAAVQNIVNCFENIFISSKRENVVYAGFSRLQADINCMRDLVHSKIQWNYVINLCGQDYPIKTNKEIIQYIKSKWNGKNMTPGVVQPLHMKYRTQVSYREYVHSGMSYVYPTKNIKAKPPHNLTIYFGSAYYILTKEFVEFTLTDARAKDLLEWSRDTYSPDEHYWVTLNRLNDAPGATPSAGWEGNIRAIKWKDQEGSAHNGCKGHYIRDICIYGLGDLQWIIESPHLFANKFEPATYPLVMDCLERRYRLKVLRQAEVPIEDHWRFQDENHFNMKLDI, from the exons atgaacCTACTTGATGCTACCAAATCAGTATTTTTAGTGTGCGTTGCTGTCTGTATGTTCATCTACACCTTTACCTACCTAAAGGATATGCTTTCCAAAGAcccaaatgaacaaaaatttaATGCAAATATAGCAGAGTGTGGTTTTTACCCGGATGAACTTTGTTCAGCTCTTTTTGTGGGGAAAACTGCTGCCTTTCAAATTGGAAGCTTTTGTCAGAATACCTACCAACCTAAACCACTCAGCTGCATTCAGACTTCGTGCAACTGCTCCATGGTTTTGAAGACACTGGATTTTATCACAAGACCACTGTCAGAAGAAGAGGGAAATTTCTCATTGGCATACATAATCACAATTCACAAGGAGCTGGAAATGTTTGTAAAGCTGCTAAGAGCTATTTATATGCCTCAGAATATTTACTGCATACATGTTGATGAAAAGTCACCAAAGGATTATAAAGCTGCTGTACAAAACATCGttaattgctttgaaaatatttttatttcctcaaaaagagaaaatgttgtTTATGCAGGATTTTCAAGACTACAAGCTGATATTAATTGCATGAGAGATCTAGTTCATTCCAAAATTCAGTGGAATTACGTTATTAATCTATGTGGTCAAGATTAtcccattaaaacaaacaaagagaTCATCCAATACATCAAAAGTAAATGGAACGGTAAAAATATGACTCCTGGGGTAGTCCAGCCACTTCATATGAAATACAGGACACAGGTCAGTTACAGAGAATACGTACATTCTGGAATGTCATACGTGTATCCAACAAAGAACATAAAAGCTAAACCGCCACATAATTTGACGATATATTTTGGTAGTGCCTATTATATACTCACTAAAGAATTTGTAGAGTTCACACTGACTGATGCACGTGCAAAAGATTTGCTTGAATGGTCAAGAGACACATACAGTCCGGATGAACACTACTGGGTCACACTGAATCGCTTAAATG atgctcCAGGGGCTACACCCAGTGCAGGCTGGGAGGGAAACATACGAGCCATTAAATGGAAAGATCAAGAAGGATCCGCACACAACGGCTGCAAAG GTCATTACATCAGAGACATTTGTATCTACGGACTAGGGGATTTGCAGTGGATTATTGAGTCACCTCATCTGTTTGCCAACAAATTTGAGCCTGCAACATACCCCCTGGTTATGGACTGCCTAGAGAGACGCTACAGGCTTAAAGTACTGCGCCAGGCAGAAGTCCCGATTGAAGATCACTGGCGTTTTCAGGACGAGAACCACTTCAACATGAAGCTGGACATTTGA